In Homo sapiens chromosome 11, GRCh38.p14 Primary Assembly, one DNA window encodes the following:
- the MS4A8 gene encoding membrane-spanning 4-domains subfamily A member 8, whose protein sequence is MNSMTSAVPVANSVLVVAPHNGYPVTPGIMSHVPLYPNSQPQVHLVPGNPPSLVSNVNGQPVQKALKEGKTLGAIQIIIGLAHIGLGSIMATVLVGEYLSISFYGGFPFWGGLWFIISGSLSVAAENQPYSYCLLSGSLGLNIVSAICSAVGVILFITDLSIPHPYAYPDYYPYAWGVNPGMAISGVLLVFCLLEFGIACASSHFGCQLVCCQSSNVSVIYPNIYAANPVITPEPVTSPPSYSSEIQANK, encoded by the exons ATGAATTCGATGACTTCAGCAGTTCCGGTGGCCAATTCTGTGTTGGTGGTGGCACCCCACAATGGTTATCCTGTGACCCCAGGAATTATGTCTCACGTGCCCCTGTATCCAAACAGCCAGCCGCAAGTCCACCTAGTTCCTGGGAACCCACCTAGTTTGGTGTCGAATGTGAATGGGCAGCCTGTGCAGAAAGCTCTGAAAGAAGGCAAAACCTTGGGG GCCATCCAGATCATCATTGGCCTGGCTCACATCGGCCTCGGCTCCATCATGGCGACGGTTCTCGTAGGGGAATACCTGTCTATTTCATTCTACGGAGGCTTTCCCTTCTGGGGAGGCTTGTGG TTTATCATTTCAGGATCTCTCTCCGTGGCAGCAGAAAATCAGCCATATTCTTATTGCCTG CTGTCTGGCAGTTTGGGCTTGAACATCGTCAGTGCAATCTGCTCTGCAGTTGGAGTCATACTCTTCATCACAGATCTAAGTATTCCCCACCCATATGCCTACCCCGACTATTATCCTTACGCCTGGGGTGTG AACCCTGGAATGGCGATTTCTGGCGTGCTGCTGGTCTTCTGCCTCCTGGAGTTTGGCATCGCATGCGCATCTTCCCACTTTGGCTGCCAGTTGGTCTGCTGTCAATCAAGCAAT GTGAGTGTCATCTATCCAAACATCTATGCAGCAAACCCAGTGATCACCCCAGAACCGGTGACCTCACCACCAAGTTATTCCAGTGAGATCCAAGCAAATAAGTAA